The Flavobacterium marginilacus genome window below encodes:
- a CDS encoding glycosyltransferase, protein MLFSFFIPTYNRDKSLKASISSIFKYWSGGFKEIIISDNNAQNPIAKNVVGEFDRNYIHYSLNEENIGIDKNMLKFLQLCTTKYCWLLGDDDCLNEKSYNSIFQLLKDDVDFIVLLNGTFVKDYPDGVYDISTVNKLGEAFLSFWDKIPFGNLIVNVERAKLLDFQKDCVKYQGTSHAYSGVIWELACSSFSCGKFAVVSAKNIDVFSVEKTWIGSSVKIYLEEIPRWFESLPHSIRSYSNIAFKQFLNQSFSLHSLFNYIEFGKQSESNKELVQNFIKKMPLQYKLKWIFVNLFFPIHPTYVIVRDYLFK, encoded by the coding sequence ATGCTTTTTTCTTTTTTTATACCCACTTACAATCGGGATAAGTCTTTGAAAGCTTCTATTTCATCAATTTTTAAATATTGGAGTGGTGGTTTTAAAGAGATTATTATTTCGGATAATAATGCCCAAAATCCTATAGCTAAAAATGTTGTTGGAGAGTTTGATAGGAATTATATCCATTATTCTTTGAATGAAGAAAATATTGGTATAGATAAAAACATGCTTAAATTCTTGCAATTGTGTACTACTAAATATTGCTGGTTACTTGGTGATGACGATTGTTTAAATGAAAAATCCTATAATTCAATTTTTCAGCTGCTAAAAGATGATGTAGATTTTATAGTATTACTCAATGGAACTTTTGTTAAGGACTATCCCGATGGAGTTTATGATATAAGTACCGTAAATAAACTAGGTGAAGCTTTTTTATCTTTTTGGGATAAAATTCCTTTTGGGAACTTAATAGTTAATGTAGAAAGAGCAAAACTTCTTGATTTTCAAAAAGATTGTGTTAAATATCAAGGAACAAGTCATGCTTATTCTGGAGTAATTTGGGAACTCGCTTGTAGTTCATTTTCTTGTGGAAAATTTGCTGTGGTTAGTGCTAAAAATATTGATGTATTTTCAGTCGAAAAAACATGGATAGGTTCTTCAGTAAAAATTTATTTAGAGGAAATTCCTCGTTGGTTTGAATCATTACCTCATTCTATTAGATCATATTCGAATATTGCATTTAAGCAATTTTTAAATCAGAGTTTTTCATTACATTCATTATTTAATTATATTGAATTTGGTAAACAAAGTGAGAGTAATAAAGAGTTAGTTCAAAATTTTATAAAAAAAATGCCTTTGCAATATAAGTTGAAATGGATTTTTGTTAATCTTTTTTTTCCAATACATCCGACATACGTAATTGTCAGGGATTATTTATTCAAGTAA
- a CDS encoding glycosyltransferase family 4 protein: protein MKILYDHQIFTHQQYGGISRYFFELIKRFDGIDNSCGVGTLFTENAYYNEKNNPKLNRVLPNSNFKGKKRITNYLNEKKSIVQVRKGDFDVFHPTYYDDYFLRRIKKKPFVVTFYDMIHEKFTNQFESYRLNTKMFDIKRQLLEQSNKIIAISETTKNDIIEIFGVDKSKIEVIYLGNSLQNFTVAEERLINEDYILFVGNRRDYKNFDFFISGIADLLIENNLKLICAGGGDFTFEEQLFIKSLKLENHISFKRIINDDVLANYYSNALFFVFPSLYEGFGIPVLESFACNCPALLSNGGSLSEIGGDSVLYFDPTETESLRKATEKLIYSESLRKELKEKGKVRLNEFSWDKTFNDTLELYKSVM from the coding sequence ATGAAAATACTGTACGATCACCAAATATTTACACACCAACAATACGGAGGTATTTCTAGATATTTTTTTGAGTTGATTAAAAGATTTGATGGAATTGATAATAGTTGTGGAGTAGGGACTTTATTTACCGAAAATGCTTATTACAATGAAAAAAATAATCCTAAATTAAATAGAGTTCTCCCAAATTCGAATTTTAAAGGGAAGAAAAGGATAACGAATTATCTTAACGAAAAAAAATCTATAGTTCAAGTTCGAAAAGGTGATTTTGATGTATTTCATCCGACTTATTATGATGATTATTTTCTTAGAAGGATAAAAAAAAAACCTTTTGTAGTTACGTTCTATGATATGATTCATGAAAAATTTACTAATCAATTTGAATCCTATAGATTGAATACTAAAATGTTTGATATTAAGAGACAATTGCTTGAACAGTCAAATAAAATAATTGCAATATCAGAAACAACGAAAAATGATATTATTGAAATCTTTGGTGTAGACAAATCTAAAATTGAGGTGATTTATTTAGGGAATTCTCTTCAAAATTTTACCGTTGCAGAAGAGCGATTGATTAATGAAGATTATATATTGTTTGTTGGAAATAGAAGAGATTATAAAAACTTTGATTTTTTTATTTCTGGAATAGCAGATTTATTAATTGAAAATAATTTAAAATTGATTTGTGCAGGAGGAGGTGATTTTACTTTTGAGGAACAACTTTTTATAAAATCATTAAAACTTGAAAATCATATTTCTTTCAAAAGAATAATAAACGATGATGTATTGGCAAACTATTATTCTAATGCGTTATTTTTTGTTTTTCCAAGTTTATATGAAGGCTTTGGGATTCCTGTATTGGAGAGTTTTGCTTGTAATTGTCCCGCACTTTTAAGTAATGGAGGATCCTTAAGTGAAATAGGTGGGGATTCAGTTCTATATTTCGATCCAACTGAAACAGAGTCACTAAGAAAAGCTACAGAAAAATTAATATATAGTGAATCTTTAAGAAAAGAACTAAAAGAGAAAGGAAAAGTTAGATTGAATGAATTTTCTTGGGATAAAACTTTTAATGACACATTAGAGTTATATAAATCCGTAATGTAA
- a CDS encoding GDP-mannose 4,6-dehydratase — protein sequence MNNYKLKIAFITGISGQDGAYLSRLLLKKGYKVIGITRNNHSENMQKLKSLCIDEFIIMEECDLLDISSVIALINKYKPDEIYNLAAQSSVGLSFKQPIGTISFNIVSVLNLLEAIRLIKPDIRFYQASSSEMFGKVTNLPVSIDTPMHPLSPYAISKASAHWTVVNYRESYGIYACNGVLFNHESFLRSTGFFVKKVIYETVRNKNNPYWNLKVGNIDIKRDFGYSPYYVEAMWLMLQSQNPDDFIICSGKSITLRSIIEHVFKKLDVPMNKLIIDYELLRPTDIDDIYGDNRPAKTKLGWEYNLSFYEVLDSLIQEEIEFLDKK from the coding sequence ATGAATAATTATAAATTGAAAATTGCTTTTATTACAGGTATTAGTGGTCAAGATGGAGCCTATCTGTCTAGATTATTATTAAAAAAGGGATATAAGGTCATTGGAATTACAAGGAATAATCATTCTGAAAACATGCAAAAACTGAAGAGTTTATGTATTGATGAATTTATCATCATGGAAGAATGTGATTTGCTTGATATTTCAAGTGTCATAGCTTTAATTAATAAATATAAGCCAGACGAGATTTATAATTTGGCAGCCCAAAGTTCTGTAGGATTATCTTTTAAGCAACCTATTGGAACAATAAGTTTTAATATTGTATCAGTACTGAATTTATTAGAAGCTATAAGATTGATTAAACCGGATATTAGATTTTACCAGGCATCTAGCAGTGAGATGTTTGGAAAAGTTACAAACTTACCAGTTAGTATAGATACTCCAATGCATCCACTTAGTCCTTATGCTATTTCAAAAGCTTCTGCACACTGGACTGTCGTTAATTATCGTGAATCTTATGGGATTTATGCTTGTAATGGTGTTTTGTTTAACCATGAATCATTTTTAAGGTCTACTGGTTTTTTTGTAAAAAAGGTTATTTATGAGACTGTTAGGAATAAAAATAATCCTTATTGGAATTTAAAAGTTGGTAATATTGATATTAAAAGAGATTTTGGATACTCTCCATATTATGTAGAAGCAATGTGGTTAATGTTGCAGTCTCAAAATCCCGATGATTTTATAATTTGTTCCGGAAAAAGTATAACTCTAAGATCGATTATTGAACATGTTTTTAAGAAATTAGATGTTCCGATGAATAAATTAATAATAGATTATGAACTATTAAGGCCAACTGATATTGATGATATTTATGGGGATAATAGACCGGCAAAAACAAAATTAGGGTGGGAATATAATTTAAGTTTTTATGAAGTATTAGATAGCTTAATACAAGAAGAAATTGAATTTTTAGACAAAAAATAG
- a CDS encoding acyltransferase, whose translation MFKFKKPIIGKNNIVINNGVLSNVKYDIIGNNNKIEIKDKAILSDLTIFIRGNNHKLKIEENCVFKRGFLWFEDSCCEIIIGKNTTIESAHFAVTEVKTSIHVGEDCMFSNEIELRTGDSHAIIDVEKNIKINDAQNITIGNHVWIGARAIILKGVCIGDNSIIGTGSIVTKDIPSCSVSAGVPSKLIKTNINWVRERFYN comes from the coding sequence ATGTTTAAATTCAAAAAACCAATCATAGGCAAAAATAATATTGTTATTAATAATGGAGTATTAAGTAATGTAAAATATGATATTATTGGAAATAATAATAAGATTGAAATAAAAGATAAGGCGATACTGTCAGACCTAACTATTTTCATAAGAGGCAATAATCATAAACTTAAAATAGAAGAAAATTGTGTTTTTAAAAGAGGTTTTCTTTGGTTTGAGGATAGTTGTTGCGAAATAATTATAGGTAAAAATACTACTATTGAGTCAGCACATTTTGCAGTAACAGAGGTGAAAACTAGTATTCATGTTGGAGAGGATTGTATGTTTTCCAATGAAATTGAATTAAGGACAGGTGATTCACATGCTATAATTGATGTTGAAAAAAACATCAAAATTAATGATGCTCAAAATATTACTATTGGTAATCATGTGTGGATTGGAGCTCGTGCAATAATTTTAAAAGGTGTCTGTATTGGGGACAATAGTATTATTGGGACAGGGTCTATTGTTACTAAAGATATTCCAAGTTGTTCTGTTTCAGCAGGAGTTCCTTCGAAATTAATTAAAACCAATATTAATTGGGTGAGAGAACGTTTTTATAATTAG
- a CDS encoding glycosyltransferase family 2 protein: protein MLKLSVITVVYNNLTDIEDTILNVLELKENNESIEYIIIDGGSTDGTCDIIEKYCDKISCFISESDKGIYDAMNKGVDLAQGEWLIFMNSGDLFYNNDFFRKTFLGNKNISDYDIIYGNTLAKNEGEILFIPYKIIKPYFFFLNTICHQSVFFSRRVFNRVGYYNLDYKIISDRDLLYRISNSKGKFFHIEDIISIWDEEGFSKENFSLFLEEDRIFTRKNFNFFERSFLRFERKLKSGLNKIKLMKSIKSDY, encoded by the coding sequence ATGCTAAAGTTGTCAGTAATTACAGTTGTTTATAATAATTTAACAGACATTGAGGATACCATCCTAAATGTGTTAGAATTAAAAGAAAATAATGAGAGTATTGAGTACATTATTATTGATGGAGGTTCTACAGATGGAACTTGTGATATAATTGAAAAATATTGTGATAAAATATCTTGTTTTATTTCTGAGTCTGATAAAGGCATTTATGATGCAATGAATAAGGGGGTAGATTTGGCACAAGGTGAGTGGTTAATATTTATGAACAGCGGTGATTTATTTTATAATAATGATTTTTTTAGGAAAACATTTTTAGGTAATAAAAACATTAGCGATTATGATATTATATATGGAAATACTTTGGCCAAAAATGAAGGAGAGATTCTTTTTATTCCTTACAAAATAATTAAGCCTTATTTCTTTTTTTTAAATACAATTTGTCACCAAAGTGTTTTTTTTAGTAGAAGGGTATTTAATAGGGTTGGTTATTATAATTTAGATTATAAAATTATTTCAGACAGAGATCTTTTATATAGAATTTCAAATTCAAAAGGGAAATTTTTTCATATAGAAGATATCATTAGTATTTGGGATGAAGAGGGGTTTTCAAAAGAAAATTTTTCACTGTTTTTAGAAGAAGATAGAATTTTTACCAGAAAAAATTTCAATTTCTTTGAAAGAAGCTTTTTGAGGTTTGAAAGAAAATTAAAAAGCGGATTAAATAAAATAAAATTAATGAAAAGTATAAAATCTGATTATTAA
- a CDS encoding glycosyltransferase, whose product MKILHISAANSSVGAGIACVKLHEALLDEKIESKILFLNKQSSNVINTSFYESSKLKKVKRILLTLADRILLKYYPKRKFEVFSPGLFGLDLSTNVDVQNADIIHLHWVNHAFIDVKDLSKLNKPIVWTMHDCWVFTGGCHYFSSCQNFKNSCGNCQVLNSNNHNDLSHYVFNRKRKYYPKINIQYVAISSWMKGQAKLGALLKEKSIEVVPSGIDCSVYNFRHDSDLREKFNLKNDDTVILIGAQHLNSPFKGVQLSIDALNQYDGKKLKVLTFGGGQIVLSNRLHQIINFGFVSNRREMADLYAIADVFLCTSTAEGFGMTVAEAQCCGTPAIAFEETGPSDIINHKLTGYLAKFKDVDDVVSGLSYCLNNKFDRKMISEDSEKKFSIKNCAIKYNTIYKEILSEE is encoded by the coding sequence ATGAAAATATTACATATCTCAGCTGCTAATTCTTCTGTAGGTGCTGGAATCGCTTGTGTTAAACTGCATGAAGCACTGTTGGATGAAAAGATTGAATCAAAAATATTGTTTTTAAATAAACAATCTTCAAATGTTATTAATACTTCCTTTTATGAAAGTTCTAAGTTAAAAAAGGTAAAACGTATTTTGCTAACTTTGGCAGATAGAATTCTTCTTAAATATTATCCTAAAAGAAAATTCGAAGTATTTTCGCCGGGTTTGTTTGGCTTAGATCTTTCAACAAATGTTGATGTTCAAAATGCTGATATTATTCATCTCCATTGGGTTAATCATGCATTCATAGATGTTAAGGATTTATCGAAACTTAATAAGCCTATTGTTTGGACAATGCATGATTGTTGGGTTTTCACAGGAGGATGTCATTATTTCTCTTCTTGTCAAAATTTTAAAAATTCTTGTGGCAATTGTCAAGTTTTAAATAGCAATAATCATAATGATTTATCTCATTATGTATTTAATCGAAAAAGGAAATATTACCCTAAAATAAATATTCAATATGTTGCAATAAGCAGTTGGATGAAAGGACAAGCAAAATTAGGAGCCCTTCTTAAGGAGAAATCTATTGAAGTAGTACCAAGTGGTATAGATTGTAGTGTCTATAATTTTAGGCATGATTCTGATTTACGTGAAAAGTTTAATCTTAAAAATGATGATACAGTCATTTTAATTGGGGCTCAACATTTAAATTCTCCCTTTAAAGGAGTACAGCTAAGTATAGATGCATTAAATCAGTATGACGGAAAAAAGTTAAAGGTATTAACATTTGGTGGTGGACAGATTGTTTTATCAAACCGTCTTCATCAAATTATAAATTTTGGATTTGTTTCAAATCGGAGAGAAATGGCCGATTTATATGCGATAGCAGATGTTTTTTTATGTACATCAACAGCAGAAGGTTTTGGAATGACCGTAGCTGAAGCACAATGTTGTGGTACACCTGCGATTGCATTTGAAGAGACTGGGCCTAGTGATATTATAAATCACAAGTTAACGGGATATCTTGCAAAATTTAAAGACGTTGATGATGTTGTAAGTGGCTTATCGTATTGTCTAAATAATAAGTTTGATAGAAAAATGATTTCTGAAGATTCAGAAAAGAAATTTTCTATAAAAAATTGTGCCATTAAATATAATACTATTTATAAAGAGATTTTAAGTGAGGAATAA
- a CDS encoding glycosyltransferase family 4 protein: MKQLIVTCLPSFYKNLAFRRIAEKNTLKVFFTYDSKIKRTGDFFRYGLENENIVKKRNFFKNLKNLYLESRKSDFVTLGGWDDIYFWFLRLVIPKRKLKLIVESTINEFKESKLATPLKKFFLNGISECIVSGQPHARLVHHLGFNGKIKISKGVGVLDFDYEPIVKNRPEKVTEFLYVGRVSVEKGIDLLLTFFERNVNLRLNIVGSIEDEKYLNLIAANDNITYHGYKNRDELKKIYSVNEVFILASRTEPWGLVIEEALYHGLPLIVSNNVGCSEDLVKLYNTGEVFVVDDLIDLTEKIEKIISVNQYMSYCENIKSINFKEISNNYINCFL, translated from the coding sequence ATGAAACAATTAATCGTAACGTGTTTACCTAGTTTTTATAAAAATTTAGCATTTAGAAGAATAGCAGAAAAAAACACATTAAAGGTGTTTTTTACTTACGATTCAAAGATTAAAAGAACAGGTGATTTTTTTCGATATGGTTTAGAAAATGAAAATATAGTTAAAAAGAGAAACTTTTTTAAAAATCTGAAAAACTTATATTTGGAAAGCAGAAAATCTGATTTTGTAACTTTAGGCGGTTGGGATGATATATATTTTTGGTTTTTGAGATTAGTAATACCGAAACGAAAGCTTAAACTAATTGTTGAGTCAACTATAAATGAGTTTAAGGAATCAAAATTAGCTACACCGTTAAAAAAATTTTTTCTCAATGGAATTTCTGAATGTATTGTGAGTGGACAACCACATGCTAGATTAGTACACCATTTGGGATTTAATGGAAAAATAAAAATATCAAAAGGGGTCGGGGTTTTGGATTTTGACTATGAGCCAATAGTAAAAAATAGACCAGAAAAGGTAACAGAATTTCTTTACGTAGGTCGTGTTTCAGTTGAAAAAGGAATCGATTTGTTGTTGACTTTTTTTGAGAGAAATGTAAATCTTAGGTTGAATATTGTTGGGAGCATAGAAGATGAAAAATATTTAAATTTAATCGCTGCAAATGATAATATAACTTACCATGGATATAAAAATAGAGACGAATTAAAAAAAATATATAGCGTTAACGAAGTTTTTATTTTAGCTTCAAGAACGGAACCTTGGGGTTTAGTAATTGAAGAAGCTTTATACCATGGTTTGCCATTAATAGTTTCAAACAATGTTGGCTGCAGTGAAGATTTGGTAAAATTATACAATACAGGTGAGGTGTTTGTTGTAGATGATTTAATTGATTTAACTGAAAAAATTGAAAAAATTATAAGTGTAAATCAATATATGAGTTATTGCGAAAACATTAAATCGATTAATTTTAAAGAAATATCAAATAATTATATAAATTGCTTTTTATGA
- a CDS encoding acyltransferase produces MIRRLKPFFGRVILKILPLQAFPKINRFCYILMGHILGRAVVLYSSVEILGLIKVEIGNNSFVGHRTLFMGGNSLIKIGNNCDISSNVSLICGSHEIGDFTRRAGKGISSDITIGNSVWIGYGSLILGGVTIEDGAIIAAGSVVNKSVPKNTIYGGVPAKEIKKIGTR; encoded by the coding sequence ATGATTAGAAGATTAAAGCCTTTTTTTGGTAGGGTTATATTGAAAATTTTACCATTACAAGCTTTCCCTAAAATAAATAGATTTTGTTATATATTAATGGGACATATTCTTGGACGTGCTGTTGTACTATATAGCTCCGTTGAAATTCTTGGTTTAATTAAAGTTGAGATTGGAAATAATTCATTCGTTGGCCATAGAACACTTTTCATGGGTGGTAATTCTCTGATTAAGATTGGGAACAACTGTGACATTTCATCGAATGTTAGTCTCATATGTGGGTCACATGAAATTGGTGATTTTACTCGTAGAGCTGGTAAGGGAATAAGTAGTGATATTACAATTGGGAATAGTGTTTGGATAGGATATGGAAGTTTAATTTTGGGAGGAGTTACGATTGAAGACGGCGCAATTATTGCAGCAGGAAGTGTGGTAAATAAATCAGTACCCAAAAACACAATATATGGTGGTGTGCCAGCCAAAGAAATTAAGAAAATAGGAACTAGATGA
- a CDS encoding glycosyltransferase has translation MKNFYHNLDYTKVKLTVIYPEKDIISEEMESLGIDVIYNKHVALKHIKSFFLKTLTRFSIEFYLIFFYLNIFRKQKHTKCLINTELYSYSLFIPWLFSNVYVVVHSLSFKKNGFLNKILLLFQKTFVFRYLAVSKTVKTSLELQGIRGNIEVVYNGVNIQKEINVESKRKVPFRILSIAHPVPHKGAHHLLEVLSILKDKVEFKWTLLGWYSESSDKEYQNFFINEINRLNLNNEIEVLGNVNNISDWYRQSDLLVHPSESESFGFVVAEAMSFGVPVVAFNVGALHEIIDDKIDSFLIPAFKTNLMAETIYELIQDKENNFKIRRAAQNKIKDKFDNIKNMRRVFRVLDLLA, from the coding sequence TTGAAAAATTTCTACCACAATTTAGATTATACAAAGGTAAAATTAACGGTTATTTACCCAGAAAAAGATATAATTTCTGAGGAGATGGAATCATTAGGGATAGATGTGATTTATAACAAGCATGTTGCATTAAAACATATTAAAAGTTTTTTTCTAAAAACCTTGACAAGGTTTAGTATCGAATTTTATTTAATTTTTTTTTACCTCAATATTTTTAGAAAACAAAAGCATACAAAATGTCTAATAAACACAGAATTATATTCATATTCATTATTCATTCCTTGGTTATTTTCAAACGTTTATGTAGTAGTACATTCGCTTTCTTTTAAAAAGAATGGCTTTTTGAATAAAATATTGCTTCTTTTTCAAAAAACATTTGTTTTCAGATATTTAGCGGTTTCAAAAACCGTTAAAACATCTTTAGAGCTTCAGGGTATCAGAGGAAATATTGAAGTTGTATACAATGGTGTAAATATACAGAAAGAAATTAATGTGGAATCTAAAAGAAAAGTGCCTTTTAGAATACTATCTATCGCTCATCCTGTTCCTCATAAAGGAGCCCATCATTTGTTGGAGGTGCTTTCTATATTAAAAGATAAAGTTGAATTTAAATGGACTCTTTTAGGGTGGTATTCTGAGTCTTCAGATAAAGAGTATCAAAATTTCTTTATCAACGAAATAAATCGATTAAATTTAAATAATGAAATCGAAGTGCTAGGGAATGTAAACAATATATCAGATTGGTATAGGCAGTCCGATTTATTAGTACATCCTTCAGAAAGTGAATCATTCGGTTTTGTGGTAGCTGAAGCTATGTCATTTGGTGTTCCTGTTGTTGCTTTTAATGTTGGTGCCCTTCATGAAATTATTGATGATAAAATAGACAGTTTTTTAATTCCAGCCTTCAAAACCAATCTGATGGCTGAAACTATATATGAATTAATACAGGATAAAGAGAATAATTTCAAAATAAGGAGAGCTGCTCAGAATAAAATTAAGGATAAGTTTGATAACATAAAAAATATGCGAAGAGTATTTAGAGTTTTAGATTTATTAGCTTAA
- a CDS encoding glycosyltransferase family 2 protein, whose amino-acid sequence MKISIITVCYNSSNTIEKTILSVKNQTHKNIEYIIVDGNSKDQTLAIIQKYKEVVSKWISEPDRGLYDAMNKGIAMASGDLIGILNSDDVFNSTFVIEEIVDFHEKYDVDASIGNIVQRKENGKIVRLYSSKYWNPEKLRIGFMPPHPSIFFKKGLFPRLGVYDLGFKIGADYELITRFFIKNKISWKYSGIVTTSMLVGGLSSSGSSSYKLITKEIQKALTMNGILFSPLMIKMRFFWKLFGFLKK is encoded by the coding sequence ATGAAAATTTCCATAATAACAGTTTGTTATAATAGCTCAAATACGATTGAAAAAACAATCTTGTCAGTAAAAAATCAGACTCATAAAAATATTGAATATATCATTGTAGATGGAAATTCGAAAGATCAAACTCTTGCGATAATTCAGAAGTACAAGGAGGTGGTGTCAAAATGGATTTCAGAGCCGGACAGAGGGCTCTATGATGCTATGAATAAAGGGATTGCAATGGCATCGGGTGACTTGATAGGTATTTTGAATTCTGATGATGTTTTTAATTCTACTTTTGTTATTGAAGAAATAGTAGATTTTCATGAAAAATATGATGTTGATGCATCAATTGGAAATATTGTTCAGCGGAAAGAAAATGGCAAAATAGTAAGATTATACTCTTCGAAATATTGGAATCCTGAAAAATTGAGAATAGGATTTATGCCCCCGCATCCTTCTATTTTTTTTAAAAAAGGACTTTTTCCCAGATTAGGAGTTTATGATTTAGGTTTTAAAATAGGAGCAGATTATGAATTGATAACTAGATTTTTCATAAAGAATAAAATTAGTTGGAAATATTCTGGGATAGTGACTACGTCTATGTTGGTTGGAGGTTTGAGCAGTTCAGGATCATCTTCTTATAAATTAATTACAAAGGAAATTCAAAAAGCTCTTACTATGAATGGAATTTTGTTTTCTCCATTAATGATAAAAATGCGTTTTTTTTGGAAGTTATTTGGATTTTTAAAGAAATGA
- a CDS encoding NAD-dependent epimerase/dehydratase family protein: MKVIVTGASGFVGRNFQEYLRHFHNLENLCVRYKEDQEFELITDAIIHLAGKAHDLKKVSQPKDYYEANFELTKQLFDSFLNSEASVFIFMSTVKAVADEVKGILSEDEMPNPKTHYGIAKHQAEEYILSKQLPSTKRVYILRPCMIHGSGNKGNLNVLYKLVAKGLPWPLGAFKNKRSFLSVENLCFVIKELLERTDISSGIYNVADDESLSTNELIGLLGLSLGKRNRIIKISALLIKKIASVGDVLKLPLNSERLQKLTENYVVSNKKIKDAIGKEFPVSAREGLLTTFDSFKK, translated from the coding sequence ATGAAAGTAATAGTTACAGGGGCATCTGGTTTTGTTGGGCGAAATTTTCAAGAGTATCTTAGACATTTTCATAATTTAGAAAACTTATGTGTGCGCTATAAAGAAGACCAAGAGTTTGAATTAATAACAGATGCAATAATTCATTTAGCGGGAAAAGCACATGATTTGAAAAAGGTTTCTCAACCTAAGGATTATTACGAAGCAAATTTCGAGTTAACCAAACAATTATTTGACTCTTTTTTAAATTCAGAAGCTTCTGTTTTTATATTTATGAGTACTGTGAAAGCTGTTGCTGATGAAGTAAAAGGAATATTGAGCGAAGACGAAATGCCAAATCCTAAAACGCATTATGGTATTGCCAAACATCAGGCGGAGGAATATATTTTATCTAAACAACTACCAAGTACTAAACGAGTTTATATTCTTAGACCCTGCATGATTCATGGCTCTGGAAATAAAGGGAATTTGAATGTATTATATAAATTGGTTGCTAAAGGACTGCCTTGGCCATTAGGTGCTTTTAAAAATAAGAGATCTTTTCTAAGTGTTGAAAATTTATGTTTTGTAATTAAAGAGCTTTTAGAACGTACAGATATTTCTTCAGGTATTTATAATGTTGCAGATGACGAATCGTTGTCTACTAATGAATTAATTGGTCTGCTAGGGCTAAGTTTAGGGAAAAGAAATAGAATAATTAAAATTTCAGCATTATTAATTAAGAAAATTGCTTCGGTTGGAGATGTGTTGAAACTGCCACTCAACTCCGAACGCCTTCAAAAATTAACAGAGAATTATGTAGTCTCTAATAAAAAAATAAAAGATGCAATAGGAAAAGAATTTCCAGTTTCTGCTAGAGAAGGATTGTTAACTACTTTTGACTCTTTTAAAAAATAA
- the rfbC gene encoding dTDP-4-dehydrorhamnose 3,5-epimerase has product MTIEKTFINDLVIINPTLFPDDRGYFFEAYNKAKFNEYGIKYQFIQDNQSFSKRGVIRGLHLQIKPFAQAKLVRVLEGEILDVAVDLRKNSPTYGQHVSVVLSAANKKQLMVPHGFAHGFSVLSETASVLYKVDQVYNRDSERGIRYDDPTLAIDWQLNREEIIVSDKDVILPSFDAVDWEF; this is encoded by the coding sequence ATGACGATAGAAAAAACATTCATAAACGATTTAGTAATCATCAACCCAACTTTATTTCCAGACGATAGAGGGTATTTCTTTGAAGCATATAATAAAGCAAAATTTAATGAGTATGGTATTAAATACCAATTCATTCAAGACAATCAATCTTTTTCAAAAAGAGGAGTGATTCGAGGATTGCATTTGCAGATTAAGCCTTTTGCACAGGCGAAATTGGTTAGAGTTCTTGAAGGAGAAATACTTGATGTTGCAGTAGATCTGCGTAAAAATTCGCCTACTTACGGACAGCACGTGAGTGTTGTTTTAAGTGCAGCTAATAAAAAACAATTGATGGTTCCTCACGGTTTTGCACATGGATTTTCGGTTTTGAGTGAAACGGCGTCTGTGCTTTATAAAGTAGACCAGGTTTATAACAGAGATAGTGAAAGAGGGATTCGTTATGATGATCCTACTTTGGCAATTGATTGGCAATTAAATAGAGAAGAAATTATTGTTTCGGACAAAGATGTTATTTTACCGAGTTTTGATGCTGTTGATTGGGAATTTTAG